A window from Onychostoma macrolepis isolate SWU-2019 chromosome 07, ASM1243209v1, whole genome shotgun sequence encodes these proteins:
- the LOC131543247 gene encoding E3 ubiquitin-protein ligase RNF186-like: MSETRPMPAQTEVPSESPEVECPVCYQEYDQDSKLPRMLECLHVFCTECLRKIQLTPLHPPDPNSAPSISCPLCRHSTPLQGGDAYSLPCNSRILAQLPPIAYRLPASVSARLATVTQRLVLSLGERDTRFIILPTVSLRVEQMGEGIEMVNPPRVLQREIEVLGRHKKTLMCVQVLAVIFWIMFVLTCVIGVVFGPSLFHN; this comes from the coding sequence ATGTCAGAGACTCGGCCAATGCCTGCACAAACTGAGGTGCCTTCAGAGTCTCCTGAGGTGGAGTGTCCAGTTTGCTATCAGGAGTACGACCAGGACTCCAAACTCCCACGCATGCTGGAATGCCTTCACGTATTCTGCACGGAATGTCTTCGCAAAATCCAGCTCACTCCTTTGCACCCGCCCGACCCCAACAGCGCCCCCTCAATCTCCTGCCCCCTGTGCCGCCACTCCACCCCGCTACAAGGTGGCGATGCATACTCTCTCCCCTGCAACTCACGGATTCTCGCCCAGCTGCCTCCCATAGCCTACCGTCTGCCTGCGTCGGTGTCTGCCCGGCTGGCCACGGTGACCCAGCGCTTGGTGCTATCTCTGGGGGAGAGGGATACCCGATTCATAATCCTGCCCACTGTTAGTCTGAGGGTGGAGCAGATGGGTGAAGGCATAGAAATGGTAAACCCACCTAGGGTGCTGCAACGAGAGATTGAGGTTCTGGGGAGACACAAGAAGACCCTGATGTGCGTTCAGGTTCTGGCTGTCATCTTCTGGATTATGTTTGTGCTGACTTGTGTGATTGGGGTTGTGTTTGGGCCAAGCCTTTTTCATAATTGA